The following proteins are co-located in the Fibrobacter sp. genome:
- a CDS encoding transposase yields MPRMARIESPGSLFHIMAHSVEGKELFIDDDDRLDFLSRFAKGLKKCEYQCYAWVLMDNHYHFLIRTSHLPLHKLMRPLNSGYAGRYNRKYKRR; encoded by the coding sequence ATGCCTCGAATGGCACGTATAGAATCGCCTGGTTCCCTTTTCCACATAATGGCGCACTCTGTTGAGGGAAAAGAACTCTTTATCGATGATGACGACAGGCTCGATTTCCTTTCCCGTTTTGCGAAAGGGTTGAAAAAATGCGAATACCAGTGTTATGCATGGGTCCTGATGGACAACCATTACCACTTTCTTATCAGAACCAGCCATCTGCCCTTGCACAAGCTGATGCGCCCCTTGAACAGCGGTTATGCTGGCAGATACAACAGGAAATACAAAAGGAGAG